The window GCGACAGCCTGAAGGCCATTGCCGAGCGCCACGATATCGCGGGCTTCGACTTCGTCGAGGTCAATCCGCCGCTCGATGTCGGCACCGGCGTCACCGCCTATCTGGGGGCGCTGACCGTGATCGAATTTCTTGGCCACATCTGCGCCCAGCCCCGTTGGGCCGCTCGTCGCAACACCCGTTTCGCCGCTTGAAGGAGATCATCATGAGCGAAGTCAGCGAGACCATTCCCGCCACCCGCGGCAAAGCCATTCGTCTTGGCCGGGGCCAGGCCGTCAAGGTGATCAACACCCACGGCTCCCAGGTGGTGGACACCTGGGCGTTCTGCATCGAGGATCTGCGACATCACATGTCGATGGAGCATACCAGGGTCGAGAACGCCCGGCTGATGCCGGCCGCCGGCCAGACGCTGTTCACCAACAAGCGCGAGCCGATCCTGGTGCTGGAAGAAGATACCTCGCCCGGAATCCACGACACGCTGATGGCCGCGTGCGACCGCTGGCGTTACAAGCATCTCGGCTGCACCGATTATCATCGCAACTGCGCCGACAACATGATCGAGGCCATGGCGGAGATCGGCTTGAGCGCCGGCCATGTGCCGCAGCCGCTCAATCTGTTCATGAACATCCCGGTCAACAGCGATCTCAGTCTGACCCAAGGCGAGCCGGTCTCGCGCCCAGGCGATCATGTGCTGCTGCGGGCGACACGGGATTGCTACGTGGTCTTCTCCGCCTGCCCGCAGGACATCACGCCGATCAACGGCGCCGAACGCAAACCGACCGAGGCGCATATTCAGCTGATGGGCTGATCGCGTCGGATGGGAGGCCCGGGGATTCTCACATTAAGCGAGAATCCCACATCAATGTATGCGTGTCGTGCCGTCGCGCGGGGCTCTCAGCCATTCCGCGGGGAGCACGATGATCGAAAGGCCCAGCAGGATCAGGGCCATGCCGGCGTAACGCGCCGGACTGAAGATCTCGCCGAACACCAGCGCTGAGGCCAGCACGCCCGTACAGGGCGACAGCAGAGCAAACGGGGCAACTGCGCCGGCAGGATAGCTTTGCAGCAGATCGCCCCAGATCGCATAGGCCATTGTCGCGGCCGCTCCGAGATAAACGGCGCCTGCGAGTCCCAGGAACGAGGCGTCCGAAATCGCTGTTATGAAGCTCGGCTCGTGGTTTTGCAGCGCGGAGATTACTAGCGACGGCAGCGGCGGGATGAGGCTCGCCCACACGATGATGGAAAAGATCGGCACCGCGGGCGCTCGCTTGACCAGCACATTGCCAACCGCCCAACTCAGCGCACCAGCCAGCGCAAGCCCCAGCGCCAATGGTTTGAAATCGGTCCCGACGGTCAGCCCGATCAATATCAGCCCCGCAAAGGCGACAGCCATGCCCGTGCATTGGCGTCGGTTGGGAATGTCGCGCAGGACAATGGCGGAGAGCAGCACGGTTAGAAAAACCTGCATCTGCTGCGTCACGGACGCGAGGCCCGGTGGCAGGCCAGCTTCGAAAGCGAAGAACAACAGCAGGAATTGTCCGGCGAACAGGGTGGTCCCGATCATCACCAGCATGCACCATCCGATCCGTGGTCGCGGCACAAACAGGATGGGCACGCTCGCGATCAGAAACCGCAAGGCGGTGAGCTGCGGTGCGGAGAAGCTTTCCAGGCCCCACTTGGTCGCGACAAAAGCGAAACCCCAGATTAAGGACGTGAGGGCCGCCAGGATCATGTGACGCGGGGTCATCGCGCGCGCTCGTTTCCGCTTGCCGGGTCTCGGGTGGGATGGTGAGCGAGAGGTTAATTTGCTAATGGATCTGCAAGAAGGTCCACTTTCAATATTTAGGTAGACCACTTGAACGAAAAGCGCCCACGTTCGCCCCGTCATCGGGATCAAGTGCTGCCGGCTGCGAGGCCGGGATGGGCCATGCTCTATGACTGGCGACAGGTGGATCGCGGCAGCGAGGCCTCGGTCGTTCACCAGGCCTATTTGCAGGTTCGCTCGGCTATCCTGTCGCGGGGGCTTCGTTCCGGAGCCAGATTGCCGTCCTCGCGCAGTCTGGCGTCGCGGCTCGGCATTGCGCGTGCGTCGGTCATCGCCGCTTATGAGCAACTGCTCGCCGAAGGATATCTCTCGTCCAAACGAGGTTCGGGGACTTACGTTTCGACCGATCTTCCCGAAAGGGTCGACACGGGCTCGCCGGATCGGCAGCGGCATTCGCTGCAGGCAGATCATGTGCGACAAGAAGATCCTGTCCCGGTTGAAAGCGCCGCTGGGTTTCTGGCTCACACGGACGAGCGGCCCTTCAACACGGGGCGCACGCTGCTGGATGAGCGTACCGTCGAGGTCTGGCGGCGCCTGACCCGGCATGCGGCCCGGACTTTCGGGCCCGACCACCTCGGCTACGCCAATCCCTGCGGCTCGCCGGAGCTGCGCCGCGCGATCTGCGATTACCTGCGGGCTGCGCGGGCGGTGCGTTGCGATCCCGGACAGATCATCGTCACCGCGGGCACGCAGCACGCGATCGATATTGCGACCCGCGTGCTGCTTCGCCCTGGAGACCAGGCCTGGGTCGAGGATCCCGGCTATCCCTTTGTCCGGCAGGCGCTCATCAGTTGTGGAATCGTCGTTCGGCCGGTTCCGGTGGATGCGCAGGGGTTGGATGTCGGTGCAGGCATCGGACTGGCGCTGGCGGCGCGGGCGGCGTTCGTGACGCCCTCTCATCAGTATCCGACCGGCGTGGTGCTCTCGATGGCGCGACGGCTCGAGCTTCTTGCATGGGCACGCACGAACGACGCCTGGATTGTCGAGGACGACTATGCCAGTGAATTCCGCTATTCGGGCCGGCCGCTGGCGTCGCTCCAGGGCCTCGATGACAGTGGG is drawn from Bradyrhizobium prioriisuperbiae and contains these coding sequences:
- a CDS encoding urea carboxylase-associated family protein, producing MSEVSETIPATRGKAIRLGRGQAVKVINTHGSQVVDTWAFCIEDLRHHMSMEHTRVENARLMPAAGQTLFTNKREPILVLEEDTSPGIHDTLMAACDRWRYKHLGCTDYHRNCADNMIEAMAEIGLSAGHVPQPLNLFMNIPVNSDLSLTQGEPVSRPGDHVLLRATRDCYVVFSACPQDITPINGAERKPTEAHIQLMG
- a CDS encoding EamA family transporter, coding for MTPRHMILAALTSLIWGFAFVATKWGLESFSAPQLTALRFLIASVPILFVPRPRIGWCMLVMIGTTLFAGQFLLLFFAFEAGLPPGLASVTQQMQVFLTVLLSAIVLRDIPNRRQCTGMAVAFAGLILIGLTVGTDFKPLALGLALAGALSWAVGNVLVKRAPAVPIFSIIVWASLIPPLPSLVISALQNHEPSFITAISDASFLGLAGAVYLGAAATMAYAIWGDLLQSYPAGAVAPFALLSPCTGVLASALVFGEIFSPARYAGMALILLGLSIIVLPAEWLRAPRDGTTRIH
- a CDS encoding PLP-dependent aminotransferase family protein — translated: MLYDWRQVDRGSEASVVHQAYLQVRSAILSRGLRSGARLPSSRSLASRLGIARASVIAAYEQLLAEGYLSSKRGSGTYVSTDLPERVDTGSPDRQRHSLQADHVRQEDPVPVESAAGFLAHTDERPFNTGRTLLDERTVEVWRRLTRHAARTFGPDHLGYANPCGSPELRRAICDYLRAARAVRCDPGQIIVTAGTQHAIDIATRVLLRPGDQAWVEDPGYPFVRQALISCGIVVRPVPVDAQGLDVGAGIGLALAARAAFVTPSHQYPTGVVLSMARRLELLAWARTNDAWIVEDDYASEFRYSGRPLASLQGLDDSGRVIYIGTLNKALFPGLRLGYAVVPAPLLATFATARSLMDRQPPSLQQAVMTAFMRDGHLAAHIRRMRLQYRVQRDALAEELTRTAGDVLTVDVPDQGMHLVTYLGDGLSDVAVEQSARARGVIVKAMSKLYIDAPARSALMLGFSGYPREVIVPAAARLAKIVIAAKRARRTES